A region of Deltaproteobacteria bacterium DNA encodes the following proteins:
- a CDS encoding thiolase family protein, protein MSLAGSVAIVGAADTAVGKVPDKDATQLCVLAALRALADAGLRKEQVDGLVTCNSMAQPRMYHAEAIAEYLQIFPRWCMSANAGGGTTFSVIAQAAAAIQAGLCETVVVSMADSLRSGLSRAQAMVTQSSSGHPEFETPYGATVPGYYALIAQAYLHEFGATPEQFAAVAVTHRAHAALHPHAQMRDPITVEDVLASRLIADPLRLLDCSLVSDGGAAIVLTRAERARDFPHAPVVLLGAGEAHGHEHISQAHSLTSSFAKHSGERAYAMAKLGPREVDVAYVYDCFTPVVLVELEDLGFCKPGEAGAFVAEGRARIGGELPINTHGGLLSHCHPGNPGSMFALTEAVAQLRGAAGARQVAGAEIALLHAQGGILSSHATLLLGKGA, encoded by the coding sequence ATGAGCCTCGCCGGCAGCGTCGCGATCGTGGGCGCCGCGGATACCGCGGTGGGCAAAGTTCCCGACAAGGACGCGACGCAGCTGTGCGTCCTGGCCGCGCTGCGCGCGCTCGCGGACGCCGGGCTGCGCAAAGAACAGGTCGACGGCCTCGTCACCTGCAACTCGATGGCGCAGCCGCGCATGTATCACGCGGAGGCGATCGCGGAGTATCTGCAAATCTTCCCGCGCTGGTGCATGAGCGCGAACGCCGGCGGCGGCACCACGTTCTCGGTGATCGCGCAGGCCGCAGCGGCGATTCAGGCGGGGCTGTGTGAGACCGTCGTCGTGTCGATGGCCGACTCGCTGCGCAGCGGGCTCTCTCGCGCGCAGGCGATGGTCACGCAGTCGTCGTCCGGGCACCCCGAGTTCGAGACGCCGTACGGCGCGACGGTGCCCGGTTATTACGCCCTGATCGCGCAGGCCTACCTGCACGAGTTCGGCGCCACGCCCGAGCAGTTCGCGGCCGTGGCGGTGACGCACCGCGCCCACGCCGCACTGCATCCCCACGCGCAGATGCGCGACCCGATCACGGTGGAAGACGTGCTCGCGAGCCGCCTCATCGCGGACCCGCTGCGCCTGCTCGACTGCTCGCTCGTCTCGGACGGCGGCGCCGCGATCGTGCTCACGCGCGCCGAGCGCGCGCGCGACTTCCCGCACGCGCCGGTCGTCTTGTTGGGGGCCGGCGAGGCGCACGGTCACGAGCACATCTCGCAGGCGCACTCGCTCACCAGCTCGTTCGCGAAGCACTCGGGCGAGCGCGCCTACGCGATGGCGAAGCTCGGCCCGCGCGAGGTCGACGTCGCCTACGTCTACGACTGCTTCACGCCCGTCGTGCTGGTCGAGCTCGAGGACCTCGGCTTCTGCAAGCCCGGCGAAGCCGGCGCGTTCGTGGCGGAGGGCCGCGCGCGCATCGGCGGCGAGCTGCCGATCAACACGCACGGCGGCCTGCTCTCGCACTGTCACCCCGGCAACCCCGGCTCGATGTTCGCGCTGACCGAGGCCGTGGCGCAGCTGCGCGGCGCGGCCGGCGCGCGGCAGGTCGCAGGCGCGGAGATTGCGCTGCTCCACGCGCAGGGCGGCATTCTCTCCAGCCACGCGACGCTCTTGTTAGGGAAGGGCGCGTGA
- a CDS encoding Zn-ribbon domain-containing OB-fold protein, which produces MAETKALPTPTPVSAPYWAAAREGRLVLQRCEACAKHQFYPRSICTSCASERLAWSEASGRGRVKSFTVIRRAVSAAYEPEVPYVVALIELAEGPTLMSNVVGCAPDAVRIGASVRVRFDAWSDAITVPVFTLES; this is translated from the coding sequence ATGGCGGAGACGAAAGCACTTCCCACGCCCACGCCTGTGTCGGCCCCGTACTGGGCCGCGGCGCGCGAGGGCCGACTCGTGCTGCAGCGCTGCGAGGCCTGCGCGAAGCACCAGTTCTACCCGCGCTCGATCTGCACCTCATGCGCGAGCGAGCGGCTCGCCTGGAGCGAAGCCTCAGGCCGCGGGCGCGTGAAGTCGTTCACGGTGATTCGGCGCGCGGTGTCCGCAGCCTACGAGCCCGAGGTGCCTTACGTCGTCGCGCTGATCGAGCTTGCGGAGGGGCCGACGCTGATGAGCAACGTCGTCGGCTGCGCGCCCGATGCGGTGCGCATCGGCGCGAGTGTGCGCGTACGCTTCGATGCGTGGAGCGACGCGATCACCGTTCCGGTGTTCACGCTGGAGAGCTGA
- a CDS encoding MaoC family dehydratase N-terminal domain-containing protein gives MSAPLLTPELLRNIGKQAPPDRQIATRRDIRKYAIASGQTQRKYLDGDVAPPLFHVPLFWPVVEREGLTPDGVAGDSLLPKLPLERGMAGGLDIEYHGEIRAGDELIATRTLTNLYEKAGRSGALIFYEIVMEVRRPNGELVVREKTTRILR, from the coding sequence ATGAGCGCGCCCCTCCTCACGCCCGAGTTGTTGCGGAACATCGGCAAGCAGGCGCCGCCGGATCGCCAGATCGCGACGCGGCGCGACATCCGCAAGTACGCGATCGCGAGCGGGCAGACGCAGCGCAAGTACCTCGACGGCGATGTCGCGCCGCCGCTGTTCCACGTGCCGCTGTTCTGGCCCGTGGTCGAGCGCGAGGGGCTGACACCGGATGGTGTCGCCGGCGACTCGCTCCTGCCGAAGCTGCCGCTCGAGCGCGGCATGGCCGGCGGACTCGACATCGAATACCACGGCGAGATCCGCGCCGGCGACGAGCTGATCGCGACGCGCACGCTCACGAACCTCTACGAGAAGGCGGGGCGCTCCGGCGCGCTGATCTTCTACGAGATCGTGATGGAAGTGCGCCGCCCGAACGGCGAGCTCGTCGTGCGCGAGAAGACGACGCGGATCCTGCGATGA